ATTAACTTCTTCCATTTCCTCTTTTTCTTAATTCTCCCGAAAAGATCACTCCTACCTCTGTCCTTCTGAAATAATCTTTTGACAAATAGAGTCAGCTTTGGTTCCTGAAAATAGTATCTCCAGTCGGAAAGGTCGCCGGTCTTGTCACGAGATTCTTTCAGAAGGACAAGAAGGAGAGCAGGTGACAAAGAGAAAAAAATGATTCTTTCAAGAGTATAATACAGGATATACCTCCTCATTAATAAAACCAGCCACATAAATAAAACCAGGTACATACTTAAGCAAAGCCAGTCCACATACTAGTTCATCCTACTTCTGTGCGGATGGCTTTTTTCATTCTTACAAAGAAGGTTGGGCGCCGGGTAGTTGTGTTTCCGGATGGAGTGCCATCATGCCGTTACGGATGATAGCTCTTTTGGCTAGCTCAATCTTAAAGTTATTGTGCATAAATCCGGTAGCTCCCTGCAGGATTATATCTGCTGCTGCACCAAAGTTCTCTCGTGACGCAGTTTTTCCCCGCAGAAAGTCTTCTGCTTCTGGTACTCGCCAAGGTTTATGGGCGACTCCTCCCAAAGCAATTCTTGCCTCCCGAATGACATCTCCCTCAAGTTCCAGCCCTGTGGCAACAGATACCAGTGCAAAAGCATATGAATTACGATCCCGCAGTTTGAGATAGGAGTAGTTGCGTGAAAATCCCTGAGCCGGTAAATCTATGCTGGTAATGATTTCACCTGGTTGCAGATTGTTGTCCAGATGTGGTGTATCACCTGGCAAGCGATGAAAGTCAACCAGAGGAATGGTGTGATCTGCATAGGGGCCTGAAATATTTATCTGTGCATCCAGAGCAGCCAATGCCACACACATATCAGAAGGAAAAACAGCGATACATTGTTCACTTGTGCCTAGGATAGCCATAATACGATTGTAGCCATCAATAGCAGAACAACCGGAGCCCGGCTCTCGCTTATTGCAAGGAGCATTGGCATCATAAAAATAATAGCAACGTGTCCGTTGCAACAGATTTCCTCCATTGGTAGCCATATTACGAATTTGAGGAGAAGCTCCTGCCAGTATAGCTTTTGTCAGTAAAGGATATCGTTGCTCAATGAGTAGATGATAGGCAGTATCCGCATTGGTAACCAGTGCTCCTATGCGTACGCCTCCGTCTTCCATTTCTTCGATAGAATGATGCTCTTCGATAGGATTGATATCAACCAGCGCATCTGCAGAGGTAATAAAGTACTTAAGCAAATCTACCACATTGGTACCACCAGCGATAAATTGTGAATGCCCATGAGAATTTATCTGTTGTATAGCATCTGTTACTGTATGTGCCCGTGAATATGCGAAATTATTCATCTTTTCCTCCTTCCTTCACTTCCATGATGGCATCAATAATGTTTGTGTTGGCACCACAGCGACATAAGTTGCCACTCATCAGTTCTTTTACATCATCGCGGGTGTGAGCTTTGCCTTCCTCCATCATACCAATAGCGCTGCAGATCTGTCCGGGAGTACAATATCCACATTGAAAAGCATCGTGTTCAATAAATGCCTTCTGCAATGGATGAAGTTCGCCGTCCGCTGGAGCAATACCTTCAATAGTAGTAATATCAGAACCTTCTTTCATAACAGCCAGGGTCAGACAACTGTTAATTCGTTTGCCATCGCAAAGGACAGTACAAGCACCACATTGTCCGTGATCACATCCTTTCTTGGTACCTGTCAGGTGCAGATACTCACGCAATGCGTCCAATAAACTTACCCAAGGCAGTACCTGGATTTCTTTCCGGACTCCATTGATAGTGAGGGAAATGGTGTGGAGCTTCCCCTCCTCTACCTCGTGTCCCTGCATTGATGTTGGCGAATACAGTATTGACATATTGTTTCTTGTATCAGGATAAACAAAACATATAAAAACAATATGTATGATAAATAATATGCCCCAAATGCAGGGATTGAATCAATCAAAAGACATAGAAAGAAAAATATGAGGCAAGCGAAAATAGGTTATAGGATACTTTATAGCGCCTACTCCCGTAGTATGAGGAAAAATAACTCTTACTCTTAATAATAGCAGACACACCACTCCTATTTTATAAAATATTTTTTTCTCAAAAAAGTATAATACTAACCTATAACCACCTATAAAACAATGGATTCCACAAACTAAACCGGGGTATTATTTGCACCTTCTCACCTAGAAAAAATTATACCAATCTAAAGACCTGATAATGACATCAGGACAATGTTATAAAAACAGTATAGCAATACATTGGCATTTAGGAACGTAATGAATGCAGGATTGGTTAACATTTTACAGAACATCTCGCCTGAACTTGTACAATCTATCCACCTCTAAATAGAACAACCTATGCATCCAATCGAACAGGAATTAGACAACCAAATACTTATTCTGGATGGAGCGATGGGAACTATGATACAACCCTATGGTTTATCAGAAGCTGACTTTAGAAACGCTTCACTGGAACATCATGCTATAGAGCTCAAAGGGAACAACGATTTGCTTAACGTAACCCGTCCGGATGTTATCAAAGAAATTCACCTACAATATCTGCAGGCAGGTGCTGATATTCTATCGACCAACACATTCGGAGCAAATGCGATTTCTCAGGAAGACTATAAAACTGCCGATCTGGTGTATGACATCAATTATCAGGGAGCAAAAATTGCGCGAGAAACTATCAAAGTTTATCAGGAAAGGAATAGATCCCGGCCTCTTTTTGTGGCAGGAGCAATGGGACCAACAACCAAGTTAGCATCTATGTCGCCGGATGTCAACAATGCAGGTTTTCGCTCTGTAACCTTCGATCAGTTGGCTGCAGCGTATACGGAACAGGCCAAAGCCCTTATCGATGGTGGTATAGATCTGTTTTTGCTGGAAACTATAACAGATACATTAAATGCCAAGGCGGCGTTGTTTGCGCTGATGCAACTCTTTGATGAGACCGGAAAGCAATATCCCATCATGGTATCAGGCACTATTGCCGATGCCAGTGGACGAATTTTGTCAGGTCAGACTATTGAAGCATTTATTATTTCTATTTCGCATGCACCTCTGTTGTCTGTTGGTTTAAACTGTGCTCTTGGTGCTAAAGAATTACGACCTTATATACAGACACTGGACAAAGAAGCTCCTTTTTATGTAAGTACCCATCCTAATGCCGGACTTCCCAATCAGTTTGGTGGCTATGATCAATCCGCAGAGGAATTTGCGTCGCTTGTTTACGAATTTGCGAAGAATGGCTGGCTTAACATTGTAGGTGGTTGTTGTGGTACCACTCCTCAGCATATAGAAGCACTAGCCAGCAAGATCAAAAATCTACCTCCCAGACAAAAGCCAGCTCGTCGCATGCAGAGAGAAGGTGTAACTTCTCATCCCGAACAAGGTGAATACAGTGGAACAAGTAAAAGTACGAATGCATTGTCACTACAGGAGTTTTTGCAAAAGGTTTCCGAGGCAGAGGATGAACAATCCTTTTTACAGGTAAAAGAAACATTTGAGCAGAATAAAAAGCAGTATCATCCGGAACAGGCGATGCTGATCAATGCACATATTTTTGGCCGCTATCAGTATTTACGTAGTGCCAATAAATTTGCCCGATAATTGTATCCCTAATTCTAGTTTCCTCAGCACAGGTTAGATCCTGTGCTTTTTTGTTTATTCCCTTTAAGCCATACTACACTATTTTGAGTAATCCTTTCTAATTGTCTCTACTTACGCCATCTTAAAAAACATGATTTTTATCATCGTTTTGCCCAGTAAAGATCACTCAAACATACACTGTTGCTCATCATTCTTGCCGTAGCTACCTAGTAGTTTTGAAGTGTTTCTCAGGTGATATAAAATCTAGTCTGATCACAGAGAAAAGCTTAACCAAAACAATTAAAGGATGTCTTCCCAGTTATCTTCTACTCAACAAAATCTGACCTGCTACCATTGTGGTGACAAGTGTCAGGACCATAGTCATCAGCTTGATGATAAAGTATTTTGCTGCAGTGGTTGCCAGACTGTCTATCAGATTCTGGAGGAAAATAAACTGGAGGCATTTTATACTATAGATAAAAAGGCAGGAATACGTACAGAAGCCGTTGATAAAGGAAAGTTTGCCTATCTGGATGTTCCTGAAATCAAATCCCGTCTGATCGATTTTACAGATGGCAATATCACCAAGGTTAGTTTCTTTGTACCTACTATCCATTGCAGCTCATGTATCTGGCTATTAGAAAACCTGTACCGCATCAATGCGGCTATCACTTTTTCGAGAACGGACTTTCTGAAAAAGCGTATCTCCATTACGTTTTTGGAACAAGAGACCTCCCTGAGGACCATAGTGGAACTGCTGACAAGTCTGGGTTACGAACCTCAACTCTCTCTGGACAACGTAGAGAATCCGGAAAGAAACAATAATGCCGGAATCCCAAAAACATTTACCTCACATAAATTACTGGTTGCCAAACTGGCTGTTGCAGGTTTTGCATTCGGTAATATCATGCTGATCAGCTTTCCGGAATACTTTGGCTTTGATACACATTCAGAGCATTCCTTCCGTTACCTGTTCAACTTTCTGAATATTTTACTTGCCCTCCCTGTATTCTTCTTCAGCGGCTGGGGGTATCTGAAATCTGCTTACCAGAATCTGCGTCGTGGCATATTGAACGTAGATACCCCTCTGGCTCTGGGAATGATTGTAGTGTTTACACGTAGTCTGGTAGACATCTTCATGGGATATGGTCCGGGCTATCTGGATACCTTATCAGGGTTTGTGTTCTTTTCACTGATAGGCAAATGGTTTCAGCAAAGAACATATGACACTTTACGGTATGACCGTGATTTTAAATCTTATTTCCCAGTAGCTGTTACTGTAAAAGAAGGAGAAACCGAAAGACAAGTTCCGGTAAGTGAGCTACAGGTCGGCAACCGGATTATTATCCGCAACCAGGAACTGGTTCCGGCAGACAGTCTACTTATTAGCCCCAAAGCTCATATAGATTATAGCTTTGTAACAGGCGAATCTATGCCAATGCCCAAACAAGCTGGCGAAAACCTATATGCAGGTGGAAGACAAGTTGGAAATGCGATTGAAATGGAAGTGGTAAAACCAGTATCTCAAAGCTATCTGACTCAACTCTGGAATGACGAAGCGTTTGCCTCTTGTCGCACCTGTGTGTCAGATCCTGCAACTACTCCAGTAAATAGTATTTCAGAATCGATTCAAAATTTATTTAACCGTTACTTTACTGTTGCGCTACTTCTAATAGCTACCGTTTCTGGTGGTTTCTGGATCGTACAACATGACTATAGCCGTGCACTGAATGCATTCACGTCTGTATTGATCGTAGCATGTCCTTGTGCACTGGTATTAGGTTCTTCCTTTGCATTGGGTAACGCCATCCGAATTCTGGGCAGATATTCCTTCTTTGCCAAAAACACGCAGGCTATAGAAAACATTGCTCGTCTGGATGCCATTGTATTTGATAAAACCGGAACCATCACTGAAAGCAATACATCGGATGTAGAATTCGTAGGATACGAACACCCTCTGACAGATACACAGAAGAAATATATTCTGGCACTGGTAAAAAATTCTGTACATCCCTTATCTCAGCATTTATACAAACACCTCTCACAATCTACAACTAGTGACTATACAACTGAA
This genomic stretch from Xanthocytophaga agilis harbors:
- a CDS encoding xanthine dehydrogenase family protein subunit M, producing MNNFAYSRAHTVTDAIQQINSHGHSQFIAGGTNVVDLLKYFITSADALVDINPIEEHHSIEEMEDGGVRIGALVTNADTAYHLLIEQRYPLLTKAILAGASPQIRNMATNGGNLLQRTRCYYFYDANAPCNKREPGSGCSAIDGYNRIMAILGTSEQCIAVFPSDMCVALAALDAQINISGPYADHTIPLVDFHRLPGDTPHLDNNLQPGEIITSIDLPAQGFSRNYSYLKLRDRNSYAFALVSVATGLELEGDVIREARIALGGVAHKPWRVPEAEDFLRGKTASRENFGAAADIILQGATGFMHNNFKIELAKRAIIRNGMMALHPETQLPGAQPSL
- a CDS encoding (2Fe-2S)-binding protein; translated protein: MSILYSPTSMQGHEVEEGKLHTISLTINGVRKEIQVLPWVSLLDALREYLHLTGTKKGCDHGQCGACTVLCDGKRINSCLTLAVMKEGSDITTIEGIAPADGELHPLQKAFIEHDAFQCGYCTPGQICSAIGMMEEGKAHTRDDVKELMSGNLCRCGANTNIIDAIMEVKEGGKDE
- a CDS encoding homocysteine S-methyltransferase family protein, whose amino-acid sequence is MHPIEQELDNQILILDGAMGTMIQPYGLSEADFRNASLEHHAIELKGNNDLLNVTRPDVIKEIHLQYLQAGADILSTNTFGANAISQEDYKTADLVYDINYQGAKIARETIKVYQERNRSRPLFVAGAMGPTTKLASMSPDVNNAGFRSVTFDQLAAAYTEQAKALIDGGIDLFLLETITDTLNAKAALFALMQLFDETGKQYPIMVSGTIADASGRILSGQTIEAFIISISHAPLLSVGLNCALGAKELRPYIQTLDKEAPFYVSTHPNAGLPNQFGGYDQSAEEFASLVYEFAKNGWLNIVGGCCGTTPQHIEALASKIKNLPPRQKPARRMQREGVTSHPEQGEYSGTSKSTNALSLQEFLQKVSEAEDEQSFLQVKETFEQNKKQYHPEQAMLINAHIFGRYQYLRSANKFAR
- a CDS encoding heavy metal translocating P-type ATPase — protein: MSSQLSSTQQNLTCYHCGDKCQDHSHQLDDKVFCCSGCQTVYQILEENKLEAFYTIDKKAGIRTEAVDKGKFAYLDVPEIKSRLIDFTDGNITKVSFFVPTIHCSSCIWLLENLYRINAAITFSRTDFLKKRISITFLEQETSLRTIVELLTSLGYEPQLSLDNVENPERNNNAGIPKTFTSHKLLVAKLAVAGFAFGNIMLISFPEYFGFDTHSEHSFRYLFNFLNILLALPVFFFSGWGYLKSAYQNLRRGILNVDTPLALGMIVVFTRSLVDIFMGYGPGYLDTLSGFVFFSLIGKWFQQRTYDTLRYDRDFKSYFPVAVTVKEGETERQVPVSELQVGNRIIIRNQELVPADSLLISPKAHIDYSFVTGESMPMPKQAGENLYAGGRQVGNAIEMEVVKPVSQSYLTQLWNDEAFASCRTCVSDPATTPVNSISESIQNLFNRYFTVALLLIATVSGGFWIVQHDYSRALNAFTSVLIVACPCALVLGSSFALGNAIRILGRYSFFAKNTQAIENIARLDAIVFDKTGTITESNTSDVEFVGYEHPLTDTQKKYILALVKNSVHPLSQHLYKHLSQSTTSDYTTEQFQEISGKGLSGLVNGHQVWIGSAEFMYEKLGAESVAFHFPDTQTTRVLAGIEGEYLGYFQFHNHYRKGLDAMNLELSMNYDLHLLSGDNAGEAPNLKYFFKDEQHLHFHQSPADKLNFIKALQSENKQVMMLGDGLNDAGALQQSNVGVAVSDNIAYFTPASDVILDASNLWFLPGFIYFCKQSVKVIKAALVLAAIYNLVGIFFAVQGTLSPLIAAILMPVSSINVILFTTFSVRYFGKRLEKNRHQLKTYTFSAI